From the genome of Fusobacterium varium, one region includes:
- the drrA gene encoding Doxorubicin resistance ATP-binding protein DrrA, producing the protein MRQGEIFSLLGPNGAGKSTLINILTTYLDYNSGEIKISGKDLRKEYYEIRKK; encoded by the coding sequence GTGAGGCAGGGAGAAATTTTTTCTCTTTTAGGACCTAATGGAGCAGGAAAATCAACTCTGATAAATATATTAACTACTTACCTTGATTATAATTCTGGGGAAATAAAAATTTCAGGAAAAGATTTAAGAAAAGAATATTATGAAATAAGAAAAAAATAG
- the melR_1 gene encoding Melibiose operon regulatory protein, translating to MQCTKILTDENNKELAVHGNYEFPCAVYFSYVSKYTAGEIDWHWHKEIEIINIYQGTLYVEIENKKFILSKGDSLFINSEEMHFMKMNTKEECVIISFVFNKSLICGDKGNNIEQKYIDPLINCKELSALELTKEDSKKLAQAYYSYSNNILGYEIIVRNILSEILLNIIRKNQKLLEKSSNNSNTDKERIKRMLAFIYKNYSEDISLADIAKEAFIGEREALRCFARTIGISPIEYLLKYRIYTAAEMLRNSEQPIAEICLQTGFNSPSYFSKVFCRMLGTTPREYRKNKVKSDIKNKIFLLDNK from the coding sequence ATGCAGTGTACCAAGATATTGACAGATGAAAATAATAAAGAGTTGGCTGTACATGGAAATTATGAATTTCCATGTGCTGTATATTTTTCATATGTATCGAAATATACAGCTGGGGAGATAGATTGGCACTGGCACAAAGAGATAGAGATAATAAATATATATCAAGGAACACTTTATGTAGAAATAGAAAATAAAAAATTTATTCTATCAAAGGGAGATAGCCTTTTTATAAATTCTGAAGAGATGCATTTTATGAAAATGAATACAAAGGAAGAATGTGTAATAATATCTTTCGTATTTAATAAATCACTAATATGTGGTGATAAAGGAAATAATATAGAACAAAAATATATAGATCCTCTTATTAATTGTAAAGAACTTTCAGCTTTGGAATTAACTAAAGAAGATTCAAAAAAATTAGCACAAGCATATTATTCTTATTCAAATAATATTTTAGGTTATGAAATAATAGTAAGAAATATATTAAGTGAGATTCTTTTAAATATAATAAGAAAGAACCAGAAACTTTTAGAAAAATCAAGTAATAATAGTAATACAGATAAAGAAAGAATTAAACGTATGCTTGCCTTTATATATAAAAATTATTCTGAGGATATAAGTCTTGCTGATATAGCAAAAGAAGCATTTATTGGAGAAAGGGAAGCTTTGAGATGTTTTGCAAGAACTATCGGAATATCTCCAATAGAATATTTGTTAAAGTATCGAATATACACAGCAGCAGAAATGCTGAGAAATAGTGAACAGCCAATTGCAGAGATATGTTTGCAGACAGGGTTTAATAGTCCAAGTTATTTTTCAAAAGTTTTTTGTCGAATGTTGGGAACAACTCCAAGAGAGTACAGGAAAAATAAAGTAAAATCAGATATTAAAAATAAAATCTTTTTACTGGATAATAAATAA
- a CDS encoding DNA gyrase inhibitor, translating to MYGIENHKINESMCAVFKCMPPFSENSQKIYKRFYTEWLPYSGYTYGEVADIEVYPDNNENSMEIWFSIKLKK from the coding sequence TTGTATGGAATAGAAAATCATAAAATAAATGAAAGTATGTGTGCAGTATTTAAATGTATGCCACCTTTTTCAGAAAATTCACAAAAAATTTACAAAAGGTTTTATACTGAATGGTTGCCATATTCAGGGTATACCTATGGAGAGGTTGCAGATATAGAAGTTTATCCTGATAATAATGAAAATAGTATGGAAATATGGTTTTCTATAAAGTTAAAAAAGTAA